The following proteins come from a genomic window of Pseudomonas putida:
- the cyoD gene encoding cytochrome o ubiquinol oxidase subunit IV: MANAHDTHHEGNHGSVKSYMIGFVLSIILTAIPFGLVMYPSLPKNLTVLIVVAMAVIQVVVHLVYFLHMDRSKEQRSNVSTFLFTTMVIALLVGLSLWIMFSIHYEMMAK, translated from the coding sequence ATGGCTAACGCACACGACACTCATCACGAAGGTAACCACGGCAGCGTGAAGTCCTACATGATCGGCTTTGTACTGTCGATCATCCTGACCGCGATCCCGTTCGGCCTGGTGATGTACCCGAGCCTGCCGAAGAACCTGACCGTCCTGATCGTGGTGGCCATGGCCGTCATCCAGGTGGTAGTGCACCTCGTGTACTTCCTGCACATGGACCGCTCGAAAGAGCAGCGTTCCAACGTGTCGACGTTCCTGTTCACCACCATGGTGATTGCACTGCTGGTCGGCCTGTCGCTGTGGATCATGTTCAGCATCCACTACGAAATGATGGCCAAGTGA
- a CDS encoding disulfide bond formation protein B — MNEQTSRLNRERRFLVLLGGICLALIGGALYMQVVLGEAPCPLCILQRYALLFIAVFAFIGAAMPGRRSLTLFEGLVVLSAIGGIVAAGNHVYILANPMVSCGIDTLQPIVDDLPLAKLWPLAFQVDGFCSTPYPPILGLSLAQWALMAFVLTAILVPLGIYRNRRQP; from the coding sequence ATGAACGAACAAACATCGCGCCTGAATCGGGAACGGCGCTTTCTGGTGCTGCTGGGGGGGATCTGTCTCGCCCTGATCGGTGGCGCTCTGTACATGCAGGTGGTGCTCGGCGAAGCCCCCTGCCCGTTGTGCATCCTGCAACGCTATGCCCTGCTGTTCATCGCCGTGTTTGCCTTCATCGGCGCAGCGATGCCCGGGCGGCGCAGCCTGACGTTGTTCGAAGGGCTGGTGGTGCTGAGCGCAATTGGCGGAATCGTTGCGGCCGGCAACCATGTGTATATACTCGCCAACCCCATGGTCAGTTGCGGTATCGATACCCTGCAGCCGATCGTCGACGACCTGCCGCTGGCCAAGCTCTGGCCGCTCGCATTCCAGGTCGACGGTTTCTGCAGCACGCCATACCCGCCGATCCTCGGTTTGTCCCTGGCGCAATGGGCACTGATGGCGTTCGTGCTGACGGCCATCCTGGTTCCGCTGGGCATCTACCGCAATCGGCGCCAGCCTTAG
- the cyoB gene encoding cytochrome o ubiquinol oxidase subunit I, translated as MFGKLSLEAIPYHEPIVMVTLAMIALGGIAVVGLITYFRKWTYLWTEWLTTVDHKKIGVMYIIVAMVMLLRGFADAIMMRTQLAAATGGSEGYLPPEHYDQIFTAHGVIMIIFMAMPFFTGLMNLAVPLQIGARDVAFPFLNSLSFYLLLAGVLLVNISLGVGEFAKTGWVAYPPLAGIQYSPGVGVDYYIWALQLSGLGTTLTGVNFLVTVMKMRAPGMKLMDMPIFTWTCTWANVLIVASFPILTAALALLTVDRYLDFHIFTNELGGNPMMYVNLFWAWGHPEVYILILPAFGVFSEVTSTFSGKRLFGHHSMIYASGAIAILGFAVWLHHFFTMGAGASVNTFFGLATMLISIPTGVKLFNWLFTMYQGRVRFTAPMMWTLGFMITFSIGGMTGVLLAVPGADFVLHNSLFVIAHFHNVIIGGAVFGYIAGFAFWFPKAFGFTLNEKWGKAAFWFWISGFYVAFMPLYALGFMGMTRRLNHSDNPLWEPYLYVAVVGAVLILFGIACQLIQIYVSVRDRNQNLDVTGDPWGGRTLEWSTSSPPPFYNFAHMPEKVGLDCWHEAKEAGVAYKAPSKYEPIHMPSNTATGLFMGLFLTVFGFAFIWHIWWLVGASLVATIAVFVRHAARDDQGYMVPAEEVARIEGERMKALAKAGALPAGARVESFERV; from the coding sequence ATGTTCGGTAAATTAAGCCTGGAGGCGATACCCTATCACGAGCCGATAGTCATGGTGACGCTTGCCATGATCGCGCTCGGCGGTATCGCTGTCGTCGGCCTTATCACCTATTTCCGCAAGTGGACCTACTTGTGGACCGAGTGGCTGACCACGGTCGACCACAAGAAAATCGGGGTGATGTACATCATCGTCGCGATGGTCATGCTGCTGCGCGGCTTTGCCGACGCCATCATGATGCGTACCCAGCTGGCTGCTGCTACCGGCGGCTCCGAAGGCTACCTGCCGCCTGAACACTATGACCAGATCTTCACCGCTCACGGTGTGATCATGATCATCTTCATGGCGATGCCGTTCTTCACCGGCCTGATGAACCTTGCGGTTCCTCTGCAGATCGGTGCACGTGACGTTGCCTTCCCGTTCCTGAACTCCCTGAGCTTCTACCTGCTGCTGGCAGGCGTGCTGCTGGTCAACATCTCGCTGGGCGTTGGTGAATTCGCCAAGACCGGCTGGGTTGCCTATCCGCCGCTCGCGGGCATTCAGTACAGCCCTGGGGTGGGTGTCGACTACTACATCTGGGCGCTACAGCTATCCGGATTGGGTACGACACTAACCGGTGTGAACTTCCTCGTCACCGTGATGAAGATGCGCGCACCTGGCATGAAACTGATGGACATGCCGATCTTCACCTGGACCTGCACCTGGGCCAACGTGCTGATCGTCGCTTCCTTCCCGATCCTGACCGCTGCACTCGCACTGCTGACTGTTGACCGTTATCTGGACTTCCATATTTTCACCAACGAGCTTGGTGGGAACCCGATGATGTACGTCAACCTGTTCTGGGCGTGGGGTCACCCTGAGGTTTACATCCTGATCCTGCCGGCCTTCGGCGTGTTCTCGGAAGTGACTTCGACCTTCTCCGGCAAGCGTCTGTTCGGCCACCACTCGATGATCTACGCATCGGGCGCGATCGCCATCCTGGGCTTTGCCGTATGGCTGCACCACTTCTTCACCATGGGTGCCGGCGCCAGCGTCAACACCTTCTTCGGCCTGGCGACGATGCTGATCTCCATTCCGACGGGTGTGAAGCTGTTCAACTGGCTGTTCACCATGTACCAGGGCCGTGTGCGCTTCACCGCACCGATGATGTGGACCCTGGGCTTCATGATCACCTTCTCCATTGGTGGCATGACCGGCGTTCTGCTGGCTGTTCCAGGTGCTGACTTCGTGCTGCACAACAGCCTGTTCGTTATCGCTCACTTCCACAACGTGATCATCGGTGGTGCGGTATTCGGCTACATTGCCGGCTTCGCCTTCTGGTTCCCGAAAGCCTTCGGCTTCACCCTGAACGAGAAGTGGGGCAAAGCTGCCTTCTGGTTCTGGATCTCGGGCTTCTACGTTGCATTCATGCCGCTGTATGCCCTGGGCTTCATGGGCATGACCCGTCGTCTGAACCACTCCGACAACCCGCTGTGGGAACCCTACCTGTACGTTGCCGTCGTCGGCGCCGTGCTGATCCTGTTCGGTATCGCTTGCCAGCTGATCCAGATCTACGTTTCGGTCCGCGACCGCAACCAGAACCTGGACGTGACCGGCGACCCATGGGGCGGCCGTACCCTGGAATGGTCGACTTCGTCGCCACCTCCGTTCTACAACTTTGCCCACATGCCTGAGAAAGTTGGCCTGGACTGCTGGCACGAAGCCAAGGAAGCCGGTGTTGCCTACAAGGCACCGAGCAAGTACGAGCCGATCCACATGCCGAGCAACACTGCTACCGGCTTGTTCATGGGCCTGTTCCTGACCGTCTTCGGCTTCGCCTTCATCTGGCACATCTGGTGGCTGGTGGGCGCGAGCCTGGTTGCGACCATCGCTGTCTTCGTTCGCCACGCTGCGCGTGACGACCAGGGCTACATGGTTCCGGCCGAAGAAGTGGCGCGCATCGAAGGCGAGCGCATGAAAGCGCTGGCCAAAGCAGGTGCTCTGCCTGCCGGCGCACGTGTCGAATCGTTTGAGCGGGTGTAA
- the cyoA gene encoding ubiquinol oxidase subunit II has protein sequence MSKKRYPRLFGILPFLGMLLLSGCNWTLLDPKGQVGIEQKNLILIATGLMLLVVIPVIIMTVAFAWKYRASNKAATYTPDWSHSTKIEAAVWIIPILIIIALGYVTYKSTHKLDPYRPLDSDVKPIQIDVVALDWKWLFIYPEQGIATVNKINFPANTPVNFRVTSDAVMNSFFIPGLGGQIYAMAGMTTKLHLIANENGVFDGISANYSGAGFTGMKFKATATSQEDFDKWVAEVKQSPLKLGKAEYEALAKPSEYNPVALYSEAPAELFQTIVDKYEGMNRGKPVHEEAGSKDLATTTGVESSTQPAAGAEE, from the coding sequence ATGAGTAAAAAGCGTTACCCCAGACTGTTTGGCATATTGCCCTTTTTAGGCATGCTTTTACTCAGCGGGTGCAACTGGACCCTGCTCGACCCGAAAGGTCAGGTCGGCATTGAGCAAAAGAACCTCATCCTCATCGCTACCGGCCTGATGCTGCTGGTGGTGATCCCGGTCATCATCATGACCGTGGCCTTCGCCTGGAAGTACCGTGCTTCCAACAAGGCGGCCACCTACACCCCGGACTGGTCGCACTCGACCAAGATCGAGGCTGCTGTGTGGATCATCCCGATCCTGATCATCATTGCCCTGGGTTATGTCACCTACAAGTCCACCCACAAGCTGGACCCATACCGTCCGCTGGATTCGGACGTGAAGCCGATCCAGATCGACGTGGTCGCACTGGACTGGAAGTGGCTGTTCATCTACCCGGAGCAGGGCATCGCGACGGTCAACAAGATCAACTTCCCGGCTAACACCCCGGTCAACTTCCGCGTCACCTCCGACGCCGTGATGAACTCGTTCTTCATCCCGGGCCTGGGCGGCCAGATCTACGCCATGGCCGGCATGACCACCAAGTTGCACCTGATCGCCAACGAAAACGGCGTGTTTGACGGTATCAGCGCCAACTACAGCGGTGCTGGCTTCACCGGCATGAAATTCAAGGCTACTGCCACTTCCCAGGAAGACTTCGACAAGTGGGTCGCCGAAGTGAAGCAGTCGCCTCTGAAACTGGGCAAGGCCGAGTACGAAGCACTGGCCAAGCCTAGCGAATACAACCCAGTCGCGCTGTACAGCGAGGCGCCAGCGGAGCTGTTCCAGACCATCGTCGACAAGTACGAAGGCATGAACCGCGGCAAGCCGGTCCACGAAGAAGCAGGCAGCAAAGATCTGGCCACCACCACGGGTGTGGAATCGAGTACGCAACCAGCTGCCGGTGCAGAGGAGTAA
- the hmpA gene encoding NO-inducible flavohemoprotein, protein MLNAEQRAIIKATVPLLETGGEALTTHFYKLMLSEYPQVRPLFNQAHQASGDQPRALANGVLMYARHIDQLEQLGGLVGQIINKHVALQILPEHYPIVGSCLLRAIEEVLGKEIATAEVIAAWGAAYGQLAEILIGAEEGLYKQKEEAAGGWRGTREFRLVRREQESSEIVSFYFAPVDGKPVLKAEPGQYIGLQLFIDGAEHRRNYSLSALCDGKQYRISVKREAGGKVSNYLHHEMMVGSTVQLFPPSGDFTLAASDRPLVLISGGVGITPTLAMLEAALETKRPVHFIHCARNAGVHAFRDWVDGLAQQHPQLKRFYCYAEDDGSRDANAVGLLSQELLGEWMPGERDVDAYFLGPKGFMAVIKRYLKELGVPQQQSRYEFFGPAAALE, encoded by the coding sequence ATGCTCAATGCCGAACAACGTGCAATCATCAAAGCCACCGTCCCGCTGCTGGAAACCGGTGGAGAGGCGCTTACCACCCACTTCTACAAGTTGATGCTCAGCGAGTATCCGCAAGTGCGCCCACTGTTCAACCAGGCGCATCAGGCCAGTGGCGACCAGCCGCGCGCCTTGGCCAACGGCGTGCTGATGTACGCCCGGCACATCGACCAGCTGGAACAGCTCGGCGGCCTGGTCGGCCAGATCATCAACAAGCATGTCGCCTTGCAGATCCTGCCGGAGCATTATCCGATCGTCGGTAGCTGCCTGCTGCGTGCCATCGAGGAAGTGCTCGGCAAGGAGATCGCCACTGCAGAGGTGATCGCTGCCTGGGGTGCGGCTTATGGACAGCTGGCCGAGATCCTCATCGGCGCCGAGGAAGGCCTCTACAAACAGAAGGAAGAGGCCGCCGGTGGCTGGCGCGGCACCCGCGAATTCCGCTTGGTACGCCGCGAGCAGGAAAGCAGCGAGATCGTTTCGTTCTACTTCGCTCCCGTCGACGGCAAACCGGTGCTCAAGGCTGAACCGGGCCAGTACATCGGCTTGCAGCTGTTCATCGACGGCGCCGAGCACCGTCGCAACTATTCGCTGTCGGCCTTGTGCGATGGCAAGCAATACCGCATCAGCGTCAAGCGTGAGGCGGGCGGCAAGGTGTCCAACTACCTGCATCATGAAATGATGGTCGGCAGTACCGTGCAACTGTTCCCGCCGTCTGGCGACTTCACCCTTGCCGCCAGTGACAGGCCGCTGGTGCTGATCAGTGGCGGCGTCGGCATCACACCGACCCTGGCCATGCTCGAGGCGGCCCTTGAAACCAAGCGACCGGTGCATTTCATCCACTGTGCGCGCAATGCAGGGGTCCATGCGTTCCGTGACTGGGTCGATGGGCTGGCCCAGCAACATCCTCAACTCAAACGCTTCTATTGCTATGCCGAGGATGATGGTTCGCGCGATGCGAATGCGGTGGGGCTGTTGAGCCAGGAGCTTTTGGGTGAATGGATGCCGGGTGAGCGTGACGTGGATGCGTACTTCCTCGGGCCCAAGGGTTTCATGGCGGTGATCAAGCGTTACCTTAAAGAGCTGGGTGTGCCCCAGCAGCAGAGCCGCTATGAGTTCTTCGGGCCGGCGGCAGCTCTGGAGTGA
- the norR gene encoding nitric oxide reductase transcriptional regulator NorR, with amino-acid sequence MTAKPLLTALLPLVSDLSRDLPEEERYRRLLQAMRGLLPCDAAALLRLDGEWLVPLAVDGLSADTLGRRFKVSEHPRFQVLLSRAEPTRFPSDSQLPDPYDGLVNAHDVDLHVHDCMGCPLMVDERPWGLVTLDALTPGQFQSLELDALQAFASLAAATVTVAERIEHLALRAEDEHQRAEIYRQASGQDKELIGQSPAHKRLLDEIRLVGGSDLTVLITGETGVGKELVAQALHQASHRANKPLISLNCAALPDTLVESELFGHVRGAFTGAHGERRGKFELANGGTLFLDEVGELPLAVQAKLLRVLQSGQLQRLGSDREHTVDVRLIAATNRDLAAEVRNGNYRADFYHRLSVYPLQVPPLRERGRDVLLLAGYFLEQNRSRLGLNSLRLSNEAQSALLAYDWPGNVRELEHLIGRSALKALGQHPDRPRILTLQASDLDLRTVAGGVQAPSPAPLPAPSLAEGGLREAVDGYQRQIIDACLQRHQDNWAAAARELGLDRANLNRLARRLGLR; translated from the coding sequence ATGACTGCAAAGCCGCTGCTTACCGCCCTGCTTCCCTTGGTCAGCGACCTGTCCCGTGACCTGCCCGAAGAGGAACGCTACCGCCGCCTGCTGCAAGCCATGCGCGGCTTGCTGCCCTGCGATGCCGCTGCATTGCTGCGGCTCGATGGCGAATGGCTGGTGCCACTGGCTGTCGACGGTTTGTCTGCCGATACCCTGGGCCGGCGTTTCAAAGTAAGCGAGCATCCGCGCTTCCAGGTTTTGCTCAGCCGCGCCGAGCCCACCCGCTTTCCCAGCGACTCCCAGTTGCCCGACCCCTATGACGGCCTGGTCAATGCCCACGACGTCGACCTTCACGTGCATGACTGCATGGGCTGCCCGCTGATGGTCGACGAGCGCCCATGGGGCCTGGTAACCCTCGATGCCCTCACCCCGGGCCAGTTCCAGAGCCTGGAGCTCGATGCCCTGCAAGCCTTCGCCAGCCTGGCAGCTGCCACCGTCACGGTGGCCGAACGCATAGAGCACCTGGCACTGCGCGCCGAGGATGAGCATCAGCGCGCCGAAATCTATCGCCAGGCCAGCGGCCAGGACAAAGAGCTGATTGGCCAAAGCCCGGCGCACAAGCGCCTGCTGGATGAAATACGCCTGGTTGGCGGTAGCGACCTGACCGTGCTGATCACCGGCGAAACCGGCGTGGGCAAGGAACTGGTGGCCCAGGCCCTGCACCAGGCCAGCCACCGCGCCAACAAGCCCCTGATCAGCCTCAACTGCGCCGCGCTGCCCGACACGCTGGTGGAAAGCGAACTGTTCGGCCATGTGCGCGGGGCCTTTACCGGCGCCCACGGTGAGCGTCGCGGCAAGTTCGAACTGGCCAACGGCGGCACGCTGTTTCTCGACGAAGTGGGCGAACTGCCGCTGGCGGTGCAAGCAAAGCTGCTGCGGGTATTGCAAAGCGGGCAACTGCAGCGCCTGGGCTCAGACCGCGAACACACGGTAGATGTGCGCCTGATCGCAGCAACCAACCGCGACCTTGCCGCCGAGGTGCGCAACGGCAACTACCGCGCCGACTTCTACCACCGCCTGAGCGTGTACCCGCTGCAGGTTCCGCCGCTACGCGAGCGTGGGCGCGATGTGCTGCTATTGGCGGGCTACTTCCTCGAACAGAATCGATCACGTCTGGGCCTGAACAGCCTGCGCCTGAGCAACGAAGCGCAATCGGCGCTTCTGGCTTACGACTGGCCCGGCAACGTGCGCGAACTGGAACACCTGATCGGTCGCTCAGCCCTCAAGGCGCTGGGCCAGCACCCGGACCGGCCACGCATCCTTACCCTGCAAGCCAGTGACCTGGACCTGCGTACCGTGGCGGGCGGGGTACAGGCACCCTCCCCTGCGCCCCTGCCGGCGCCGTCGCTGGCCGAAGGTGGCTTGCGCGAAGCTGTCGACGGCTACCAACGCCAGATCATCGATGCCTGCCTGCAGCGCCATCAGGACAACTGGGCCGCCGCCGCCCGCGAACTGGGCCTGGACCGCGCCAACTTAAACCGCTTGGCTCGGCGCCTGGGCCTGCGCTAG
- the cyoC gene encoding cytochrome o ubiquinol oxidase subunit III, with protein sequence MSSQVIHGAAHGHDHGHDDHHHDSGQMTVLGFWLYLMTDCILFASLFATYAVLSGSFAGGPSGHDIFQLDFVAVETLFLLLSSITFGFAMLKMFDGKKAGVLGWLAVTFLFGAAFIAMEIYEFHHLIAEGYGPQRSGFLSGFFALVGTHGLHVTAGLIWMAIMMYQINKHGITPTAKTRMSCLSLFWHFLDVVWICVFTVVYLLGVL encoded by the coding sequence ATGTCCAGTCAAGTAATCCACGGCGCTGCTCATGGTCACGACCATGGGCACGACGATCACCACCACGACTCGGGCCAGATGACCGTACTCGGTTTCTGGCTGTACCTGATGACCGACTGCATCCTGTTTGCGTCGCTCTTCGCCACCTACGCGGTGCTGTCCGGCAGTTTTGCCGGCGGCCCGTCGGGTCATGACATCTTCCAGCTTGATTTCGTAGCTGTAGAAACGCTGTTCCTGCTGCTGTCCTCGATCACCTTCGGCTTCGCCATGCTGAAGATGTTCGACGGCAAGAAAGCAGGCGTGCTGGGCTGGTTGGCAGTGACCTTCCTGTTCGGTGCTGCGTTCATCGCGATGGAAATCTACGAGTTCCATCACCTGATCGCTGAGGGCTACGGCCCGCAGCGCAGTGGCTTCCTGTCGGGCTTCTTCGCCCTGGTAGGTACCCACGGCCTGCACGTGACCGCCGGCCTGATCTGGATGGCAATCATGATGTACCAGATCAACAAGCACGGCATCACGCCGACCGCCAAGACCCGCATGAGCTGCCTGAGCCTGTTCTGGCACTTCCTGGACGTGGTCTGGATCTGCGTATTCACCGTCGTTTACCTGCTGGGGGTTCTGTAA